The following is a genomic window from Aquila chrysaetos chrysaetos chromosome 2, bAquChr1.4, whole genome shotgun sequence.
CTTTTGTTATAATTTTGTTCCTACTATTCCTTTCATTACCTTTTCTCTGCCAAGATCcgttctttttccccctttcatgATATATatcactttttcctctctctttgcaATGGTCTTCTGTTACAGTGTTACTGACTCTGCTCATTTGAGCAGAGGATCCAAAATCCCACTGCTTCTCCTGAAGCATCACATCTATAAGAATGATACATAAACTCTGCTCCAGTTCATTTCAGGCAGTAAGAAGGGTAGGTGTTTAGGAGTCTGTGGTTTTTCCTGAAACATTAATCAGGATACTCAAGTCTTTCCAAACGGTAGTGGTCCTTGAGTGGACCAATTATTTCCTGAGAGTGATTGGAGTGTAGTCACTCCTTTGTAGgagtttttatttccagtgcaGTAAAAAGATTGTTTTCACTACTGAAGGAGCAGAGCACGCTGTTCCAGACACAGCTAATCTCCTGTCCTTTGCTGCACACCTTGTGTTAGTTGTTGAGGCTGTAGAGTGGCACAAGATGTCTAAAAGAGGGCTGTAGCATGATctagtgttttctttaaatataaatcaCACAGAGTTCAACAAATCCAGCACACAGTGGTTGTGAAAGCCTTCACTGTAATCTGAtagcaaatgtttattttgtgcatttggGTGGGTCTTAAAGTATACATTCTACAGTGCtattaaaagcttaaaaaaaaaaaaaaggattggtgtactttttaaaaacataagttAGGTATCATATGGAATAGGAGTTACACACTCCTTAGTCATGTCCTACTTTTTAAGcactaattttaatattaatgaaagtaaaacaaaactccTTGGTTAACAGCCATGTaagtgaaaagcaaatacaatttACATTGGTATTCATTAACAGTAATAGAAATTGCATCtaagagcagagaaaaatgattCATTTCTCAACTGGTGGTGAAGCTGTTTTATCTGATTGCATATCAGTGGGtcaaaatgagaatattttaagtGTGTGGGCTTTAAGTGGAGCAAAGCTGCCAATAAAGATACACTGAAGGAGTCTGCGTCTAGAACCTGCTTGTTCTCCCTGTAACTTTAATCCTGTTTATCATCcctattttttccaatttatttcaATGGCTTTAGTGTctttacataaaattatttttcttcctccttatgCAAATAAAGGTGACCCTCTGTTTAGTGCAGGAAATCAGAGCTCTATAGATCTTGTTCTGTGTAATCTTATATAAGGCTCTCTATAACACCCCCTCATCCCcacccccactttttttttctttttgtaaagtACAGCTTGTATTCGGCAGGGATGTTGACTCTTAATATTTAAGAAACAGCTCTTCAGGATATGGAATGTAGAAATACAAATCATTCCTTCTTTGCCTTGTCTTTGCAAGCTACATACTTTATGCTGTTACAAAAACCTTTTCTTGGTATTAAGGTAATACTTGTGTTTCCAAGCCAAAGGGGAAATACACAGTAATCTGTACAGCAGAGAGGGTTGTAGCTAAAATTTCTACTATCTGTTACGTTATCATTCGTGAAGCTATGTATGAAGGACTACAACACTAGGAGATGGTTGCTTGTCCAGTGCGgggaaataatggaaaaaaacccaccaagtCAGCCTAGAAAAACTGGTATTTCTTGTGTCCCTGTCACAAATTTATCAATTTGTCAAGTTTCAGGCTAGTagtaaaggaaatatttatgcCTTCCTTCCCAGTGCTGATAGCTTCATTTTAGTGTATGTCTTTAGTGTGTTCACTGAGTGTGCTAAGTGAGGGGAAAATCATGACCCTGTTTTCTGCAAGTGatttgaaaggttttatttcagtcagGCTAATTTGGCACAGTGAATCAATGTTGTGAGTAAGTATAATCAGTAGTCTTCATTTGGGAGAAAGCATCTCTCCTCATATTAAGGAAgatcttggaaagaaaattagctttcattatatttttcaacTATTTTCACTTTACAGCTCCATAACTTTTCTAGTCCAACTAGCAGGCCTTTTTGAAACCTGAGTTTATTAAGAAGGTGTGAAAAACTAGCCAAGTTCATGTTTAGGTGCTAAGACATTCATGCAGTTAAGTTCTTAGAATAATGCCTAGTACTGTATCTTACTGTtgattttataattatttatgGTTCTGTTTAAGATGGTACAAGGTAGCATGTATTTTCTCTATTTAGCATATTACAGTTACGAAAATCTTCAAGCTCAATTTCAGGATAAAGCTTTGCTTTAGCAAGCTGCAGAAATTGCATTATATATTTAAAGCAAGGTTTACTTATATGCTGGCATGTATTGTAgcatcatagaatggtttgggctggaagggaccttgaagatcatctagtttcaacccccctgccatgggcagggacaccttccactagaccaggttgctcaaaactccatccagcctggccttgaacacttccagggatggggcatccacagcttctctgggcaacctgtggCAGTGTCTCACTACCCTCgcagtaaagaacttcttccttacatctaatctaaatctaccctctttcagtttaaagccattacccctcgtcCGATctctacatgcccttgtaaaaagtccctctctggctttcttgtaggcccctttaggtactggaaggctgctataaggtctccctggagccttctcttctccaggctgaaaaacctCAGCACTCTCAGCCTATCCTCAGGGGAGGTGCTCCggccccctgatcatctttgtggccctcctctggacctgctgcAACAGGTCGATGTCCTTCTTACATTTGggtccccagagctggacacagtactccaggtggagtGTCtccagagtggagtagagggggagaatcacctcccttgacctgctggtcataCTACatttgatgcagcccagaatgcaactggctttctgggctgcaagcacacattgctgggtcacgTTTAGCTTCTTGTCAGCCAATaccctcaagtccttctccaaagggctgctctcaatccactcattgcccagcctgtatttgtgcttgggattgcccgaacccatgtgcaggaccttgcatttggctgtgttgaacttcatgaggtttgcacgggcTCACCTCTCAAgtctgtcaaggtccctctggatggcatcccttccctccagctcattgaccgcaccacacagcttggtgtcattggcaaacttgctgagggtgcactcaatcccactgtccatgtggctgacaaagatgttaaacagcgccagtcccaatactgacccccAAGGAATGCtactcgtcactggtctccacttggacgCTGAGCCATTGACTACagctctttgagtgcgaccacccagccaattccttatccaccgagtggtccatccgtcaaatccatATCTCCAATTTACAGAGACAAGGACGTTGTGTGGGACagtatcaaatgctttgcacaagtccagtCAGATGATGTCAATCGCTCTTCCTttatccaccaacgctgtaaccgtgtcgtagaaggccaccaaatttgtcaggcacgatttgccctcagtgaagccatgttggctgtcaccaatcacttccttattttccatgtgctttaGCCAAGTTTCCGGGaagatctgctccatgatcttgccaggcacagaggtgagactgactagcctgtagttccctgggtcttccttttttcctctttataaagttgggggttatgtttcccttttccagtcagtgggaacttccctggcTTAGCCACTTacctgccagttccctcaggactctcagatgcatctcatcaggtcccatgaacctgtgcaccttcaggttccttagatggtctcaaacctgatcttctcctaccGTGGGgggttcttcattctcccagtcgctgcctttgccttctgtgacttgggcagtgtggctggagcacttgccagtgaagactgaggcaaaaaagtcattgagtacctcagccttctccatgcctgggtaaccaggtcgctcgtttccttctggagagggcctgcattttccctagtcttccttttatcagtgacatacctatagaagcttttcttgttgcccttgacgtccgtggccagatttaattctgtcGGGGTATTGCCTTTCCTAActtgatccctggctgctcagacagtttctctgtatttctcccaggctgcctgtccttccttccaccctctgtaggctttctttttgtgtttgagtttgtccagtATCAGAAGAAATAATCTTCTGCTGATGCAAATACAAGAAGCTATGGAATATTACAGCTTGCTCTCATTCCATTTTGTTCTATTCCATTAGTATTATTCCaaagaaagtttgtttttaattttcagtttggaGGAGGTGAATCGTTGCTGATGTATGTACTTCcaggctttgatttttctttttgtgttaagtgctctttctttttaaaatattgtgtagGGCTCACTATCCTGGAACAAAAACAGTGCCAAACGCCTTATTAACTAAGAAGAAACTGTGGTCTTCGGAAGATTACAGTACTTTCAATGATGAAGTAGGTGCAGGCTGCTGGGCTCGGATCCTGAACCAAAACTACGTGAATGGAAACATGACCTCGTAAGTGTTGTGCACTGTTGCTCACTTTCACAACTTCATACATAAGAATTGTTTAAAGTACTACATAGCACATCCATCTGCTATGGTAAGATAGTAGGTAAACTGAAACTCTCTCCACTGTCGGTCTGAATAGCAAAGTATGAAGTCTACTGTCCTTACCTTTTTCTGGGGTAGAAGTCCCACATGTTCTAATGTTTTCTTGAGTTACTGTTCCACAGTATCCAATGGCTTATGCAGCTGACTTCAGATGCCTTTGAGACTCTAATGATATTTGTTAAAAAGAGAATGTTCTTAAGAAGAACtaacaacaggaaaaacatgggaggaaaataacaataaagctaatttatctgtatttttcttaaggCCTTTATCAGGTTGTTTGTCTTCAGTTAAAAGTAGGAGGTATGGATGCAAttacctatttttttccatacaacTTCTTTCTTGGAGTCCATCCTAAAACATGCTGTAGTCTTTTGATATGTTTACTGTTTCCTGCgcattttctttcccaactGAAATCTGGAAGAAAGCTGTTCTATTTACTGGGAAATTACATAACTTACAGTTTTAGAAGAGAATAGAAAACATGCTTCGATGTTTCCAGTGCAACAACTATTAAtctgaaagaggggaaaaaaaaaaaagtctgattaaagaaaatatagtcCTCAAGATGTAAGCAAAATTGTTCAAAGCTTTTAGTTTTTATCTAACTTCATTTTCGAACAATAAAGAGAAATCTTTTTGTCTGAAATGCTTgaaacagagcacagcacaAAGCACTTAGATACTTGTAAAGGGAGGTTGCTTGAGTCACCTGATTTCTATGAATCTTCTGTCTCCTTCTCTGCAAGCTGAAACTTTTTAACAGATGAGTATTTCCTACTCATGAATTCCTGACCATGCTGGTTGCATCTTGACTCTCATAGGCTTTAATATCTTACTTTGGggtctttcttttcccattgttgttcttttttacaAGACCTTTGTAATTATATATATGCCCCATTTGTTCAGCAACCTGACAGCTCAGACCTATGTAttgtatttagaaattattGTAGAATAGTTCCATGTCCATCTATCCAATATTGAAGTTACCTTGGCTTTTATATTGAAAACAGTCTTCCTGATGAAAGGCAGCTTATCTTTCTGCTAAGCTCATTTCTTTTGAACTTGAGTTCCCtacatttcttttctaagtTTGAAACTCTGCAGAACAAGTTTAATGTGAGAAAGTTGGGTTTACAACTcaagacttttttattttaagagcacCTTTTTGTAGGATTTCAGAATCTCTTTGAAATGCATGTGTAGTGTGATAAATCTATGGCAATGACTTTAGAATGAGGCCTTTGCACTCATCTATAAACAATATCAGAACAGCATGCCAGCATTTGTTTTCTACATAACTGCTTTATTAAGCTATATTTCCATATTTATGGCACACAGGTCTTAAGTTTAAAGTCCTAGCAAAAGATTTTCAGCGAAGACCAAATCAAAAGACCTGAAGTAATTAACCTTGTCAGTATCCTGACAACTTCTTGAAATAGCAACAACTCCTGGAAAATGGCTAgagttgttttctctttgttatttatatGGATAAaggaaggattatttttttagcGGTATTTATCCATGGCCCCAAGCCCCTCCCCACAAAAAGACCTACAATCACCAACAACcaaccaaggaaaaaaaccaaaacaccctaACAAAAAGCTGTAGACcttgaaaacttaattttttccccttcaaaacaggaaaaaaaaatagaaatggagTCTTTAAAACTCAGTACATGTTTCCTTTATTGTGCAACTTTTTGTGGTGATATAGCCAGAGAATGTATCATCAGTTTTATAAGAAGTTCTCAACACTGGAAgttgatttgttttattttcctctcctgtgttttttttcttctttagctggaaggattttttttttttttccttaaacttctttttattgtatgccagagaaaagaggaataaatTCTTGTACTAAATTCATCTAGTACTATCCATATGAATGGAGCAAACAAACCTGTATTTCTTCCAGAACCATTGCATGGAACTTGGTGGCTAGTTATTATGAAGAGTTGCCCTTTGGTCGATGTGGATTAATGACAGCGCAAGAGCCGTGGAGTGGCCACTACAAGGTAGAAGCTCCTATCTGGATTACAGGTAAAAAGTTTGCAGTTAAAAGTTTGGTGATCTGACACAGAGcataactgtattttctgagacctttatttatttagtgtttTTTATGTGTATTATTTTTTGTACCAAATTAAAGTAGATTTGTGGAAAGTTTtgtgaatgctttaaaaaagaagaagaagaagaaaaaagcttctttaatagaaagcagaaagatCTAATAGCAAGAGAAATCTTAATACTTGACTGTTACATACAGCAGAAATTAATAAACTGCTGCATTGTATAGCTgttactattaaaatattttgatctgAAGTGCCCATAAAGGTTAGTGTGCTTTCCTAgttcctttccctcttcttttttttaatccttaagTAGACATTTGATACCTCTCAATTTGAGAAAATGGAACAAAGGACCTCTGTATTCTTGTACTGCTTGAGATTCTTGGCTTGTGTAAGTCAGCAATTCCTTGTGCTTGGGGAAAGGGCAGTATGTTCACATAGTGTCTACGGACACATGGATTCACTGTCTGCTCTATAGTccttctgtaatattttactGTCTTTGCCACAGTTCAGTAGAGCAAATAGCATATGCAATGCCATAAAGGAGGAACAAGGcaaatgccttcatttttattcttcttctaGTTACCTGTATAtgtaaaagcattaaaaaaaaaaaaatggccatACTGTCATATGAACAGTTCAGAACAAGTGAGCAGTTGttcctgtttccatttttctcaggATTTTCATTATCTAGGTCACATTCTTCTTTGGTACTCTCTATTATATGCTGAAAACCTTACTTATTTAGTTATTCCTCATGGAGATGTCCATCTGTGCTTTCTCTGGCTCAactgtttactttaaaaaaaaaaaaaaaaaagaaaaaaaagatatttgggAAAATCTAAGCTGTGATGAATATTAATATTGCATGTATGTGATTGACTTACATAGTGGTGTaatagttttttcttcctgtctaaATGATTGCtataattttaactgttttgtcTGCCACAGAGCTGATGTTTTTAATTGTGCCTTAGTATAAttctttaatctttcttcttgtATAGGTAGAATTTGTTTTGGAAGTTCCATtactttcttccccaaatcaaGTTTTGTTGTGTTAGCATGtatgagaaagaaatttaattcaGACTACAAAtggtattattttttcattaagactttattttcttctgatttttgttctcttttgtcTCAGCACACACAACACAATTTACTCAGCCAGGCTGGTCATACTTGCAAGTGGATGGACACTTAGAAGGAGGTGGCAGCTTTGTAGCTCTCACAGATGGCCTGGGAAACCTTACCATCATCATTGAAACTATGGTATGTGCATCAGCAATTCCAGTGAACTGAAAAAGAtagaggaaatattttgttatgaGGAACCTGTTTTGATTTATGTAGTTCAATATTTGTGAATATGTTCTTTGATGCTTGTAGCTTTGTTAGTGAGACCACTAGAAGtccttttttctgtctaaaCTTTGAATAGCTAGTTGAATCTTCCTGGAGACCAATGTATATGTCAACTTTATGTCACAAATTAGCTTTAATTTGATGACACATTCTGGTAGGAAATTAAATCATGCTTATTTTAAGCagtattcaaaatgaaattattaagcTAGTGTAATTGCAGTTATCATTAAGataacagtgaaataaatagtTGCAAATTGACCCgatgttgcttttttaatttcaatttatgGTGTATGTTTTTCATGACCATTGCTATGTGATGCATTCCATTAATTTATGTTCCTtctgttacatttattttttccttcagactCATAATCACTCTCAATGTATCAGGCCTCCACTGCCTCATTTCAGTGTGACACCTCAGAGAGCAACTTTCTACCTCAAAGGGTCATTTGTAAGTAGATCTTGAATACATTTGATCAGTCTTGTAAAATGAATTGCTATCCATAATCAAATACATGCGAGACAGTATCACAGGTTATCAAGAAATTGGAGTTCTTTACCTCCAATACTAGAGGCTGTTACACACCTGGCAAAGTTTTAAGCATTCTAGTTCTGCTTTTATCATGAGATACGTCACAACTGAATTTGTAGAATTACCACCTCCCAGTCTAATCATCTGTATATTGAAGAAGAAATTCCCCAGAGCAGAAATgcaattagattttttttctttaggatttATTCCAAGGATGGGTGCTCTGACATTCTGACATAGTTTGACCAGCCAGCATGGCCATGACCTTTCTAGTTGTTATCAGCTCCTTTCCAGGGGAGTTACTGCAGTTGATCGTATACTGTAGGTTATGTTGTTCCATCCTGTGAAGAGATATTCTGAGAATGTCCcagttgtttttggttttttttttttttttaatattgctaaACTGAATTTCCCTCTGAAATGTGAACAATACTTTCACAGTGTAAACTGGAGTGAATCTGTGTTAGTTGATTTGGATGATTGCTTGTCAGAAGCTGAAAGTGTTTACTTACTTGGAATTTGATTTTTGGTGGCATTAGTTTCCTTTGTTTAGGAGGAGATTGGACAATACTTTTGGCAATAAAATGGTTTGCTTAGGAAAAGTAGTTGAGCGTTATTTCTGATATACAGCTCCCTTTGGGAGAAGTATCAGACAGCTTATCCAAATCAAACTCTAGGTTTCTTGCTTTGGGTAACTAAAAAATATTGTAGGAGTTGGATATGATTAAAATCTGTAACTAATGTAGTTGATATGCCATAGTGTTGCAGAAGTTTGGAGATCGCTAAGCGAAGTACTTTGCTCAAAAATTAATATCAAAGAACCAGCAACTAAACTAAAGGTATCATGAAAGCAGGATATTATTTCAGCCTGGTTGCTCCTACGCAGAGCTTGTATCAAAGGGATACTGTTGCTGGTAATAGAGAAGCTAAAGATTGCATGTGTGATGGCAAGGCTTTCTGTCTGTATAAGCAACATTACTGCATGTTAGGACAATGGCTTATTGACGTATAATCTATAAAAAGGTAAGCCATATGTAATGGCTAGCTGAATAGAGTGGTGGCCTCTAATGTGATCAAcagctctaaaataaaaattggacACCCTTAGAGGACTGATATTTCTCAAGGTGAATACTCAAgagtttggggggtggggtggttgtttggttttttttttttcctagttttatATTGTGTTTCATTGTAGTATATGGTGGAAACCCTTCAAGTGTGGCATTCTAGACTTGGTTTTGAATCTGGAAACTCTACTCTTTTCCAGCAACTCCATCCTGTAAAGGTAAGTCGATCAGTGTTAATTATAGTCTCTTTACAATTTCAGGTGTTTCTTCCCCCTTTGCTGGAGCTCCTGGCCTTTCATGCCTAAACTGCATAATTAGGGCATGTTTTATTAGCTCTGTTTGACTACAATTTTACTAGCTTATATACAAGCTTACCTGGAGGTAATAAAGAGTTTGGGGAAAAGGGGTTTTCAAAATAGCTTGGATACATTAAATGATATAGATATATAGAATATAGGATTTTTGCCTTGAATCAAGACTTCAGAGGATCTCCTTTAATTCAGGAGCCTGGGTATTTTGTTATTTagttgtttgatttttgcagCTTGAGCTTTCTTTAATTCCAGGTGTGGAAGGGAAGTTTTTCTTTAGATCTGAGCGTGGATGAAGTCTACACTTTAACTACACTCAAGACAGGGCAGAAATGTGGTTGCCCAGAGCCTCCACCACCTCAGCCCTTTCCTTCAAATTACAAAGATGATTTCAATATTCGTAAGTCAGAATTCTCTTATCCAAAAACTTAATTCACACACAGATATACTCTTGATGTAGAAAGGCAATAACAATTATGTTTTTTAGAGTCCTCTAATGTAAGAGACGTGAAGTAGTCTgaatgtgtgttttatttttgtttatttataccTGCTTCTCCAACAACTTACACCTGCATACTTAACTTGCAATGAAGTGTATTTAATTCCGTGACTTAACTGGGTGGTTgctaacagttttaaaattcttgatGCAAATGATATAGCTCATAACTATAGTGAACAACTAGTTTTTGAAGGAAGATAGGGAAGAAGGTAATTGACTGTGTTAATGTGTTTGCAAAAACTGGTatctgcttaaaaacaaaaccaaaactaaaatcACCTTCCAACTTCCAAAACTTCAGTTTTGGAGACTGTGCTTTGATAGAGTAAGTCAAAATTCTAGAGAATATTTTCAGGgcaaatttctgaaaacaagagtacacagaagaaaaataatgttttggtgttgatatgtattttattttctgatcagGTAATCCACCTTTCAGTGAAGCCCCAAATTTCGCGGATCAGACGGGTGTATTTGAATACTTCATAAATGCTTCTGACCCAGGAGATCATGTGTTCACACTCCGCCAGGTGGTGGTTCAGCGACCTATCACTTGGGCTTCTGATGCAGACCAGACCATCAGTGTCATAGGAAATTTTCAGTGGTAAGTAAATAGTATTTTCTTGTGACACCGGGGGAAATGTCCTCCTTTCCAGTGTGAGTTACCATCAGTTAATCTGTCTCAAGCCTCATTTCTCTTGGACAGAGGGCTTTTGCATTCAGACTCTCTGTAGACATGTAGAAATGATGACTTAAAGTGACTTCTAAAAGTCATTGAGCCCTGCTCAGGGCTGTTGCCAACTCTAAGAGATCTGTGTCTTTGTCTAAATGAGTCTTAAAAACATGAAAGGATGGGGAGTCCACCACATCTCTTGGTAGCTTGGCCCACTGCTGCACTgtcttggaaatttttttttctaatgtccTGCTGGGCATATTTGTTCaagctgatttttcagaatAGTGGATCTGGGTTAGTGTACCAGAAAGACCAAGTCAAAATCCTAATTCAAACTGTGCACTGAGtttcaatatgtttttaaatgggacaaaaaaaattatttagtttaaaTTACTTAGTTTTGAGTTGTCCTGCTTGATTGTTAGCAATTTGATCAATCTCATATCAATGAAATAGTGTGAGTTAATTCAGTTATATTTGTTGCAGACTGCCATCTTCTGAGCAGTTCCTAGAATTGTGTGGATTTGATTCAACTGGTTaaaccagttttatttctggGTAAATGTAACTGAGATTTACTGATTTGATAAGAGTATGATTATGACTGCAATTTTTTCTAGCACCTATAATGAAAGTAATTTGGAATCAAGCAGCATATTTTAGcataatgtttatttaaaattaaaaagcatttgggaAAAGAGCCTGTTAACTAATTGGTTTAGTAATAGTAAGTAATAATAAACTTTATgcttaaaactttttcttctatttggaAATCTACCTTAAATTCATTTATTATGTTCTTTAGAACAGCCattttgtcaggtttttttgctttgattggATCATTGATCccccaaatgctttttcagaacATGTTTCACGCTTCTAATTTCTAGCCTGGATAAGTGATTAAATCACTTTGCTCTGAAGCCTGGAAGAACACCACCATCTTGGAGGTTGTTCTTCAGTGAcctgatgttttcttctgcagcccTCTGTTAAACAAAAGTCTCGTATTCCCCTATAACCAACTTTCCCTTGTTGAGTATTCATCTGCATTCACTGATCATATTCAGTAGT
Proteins encoded in this region:
- the GALC gene encoding galactocerebrosidase isoform X3, whose protein sequence is MGCAALLWGWLLLGCSWGSAPPGVSAAALLTATYVLDDASGPGRQFDGIGAVSGGGATSRLLVNYQEPYRSQILDYLFKPSFGASLHMLKVEIGGDGQSTDGTEPSHMHYENDENYFRGYEWWLMKEAKKRNPKIKLIGLPWTFPAWIGKGENWPYDYPDVTAYYIVSWILGAKQYHDLDIDYIGIWNERAFSSKYIKLLRYTLDKHGLQQVRIIASDRLWEPISFVLLLDSELHGVVDVIGAHYPGTKTVPNALLTKKKLWSSEDYSTFNDEVGAGCWARILNQNYVNGNMTSTIAWNLVASYYEELPFGRCGLMTAQEPWSGHYKVEAPIWITAHTTQFTQPGWSYLQVDGHLEGGGSFVALTDGLGNLTIIIETMTHNHSQCIRPPLPHFSVTPQRATFYLKGSFYMVETLQVWHSRLGFESGNSTLFQQLHPVKVWKGSFSLDLSVDEVYTLTTLKTGQKCGCPEPPPPQPFPSNYKDDFNIRNPPFSEAPNFADQTGVFEYFINASDPGDHVFTLRQVVVQRPITWASDADQTISVIGNFQWKSRQWWDICSTYQRSFLLGFCRWHLQSHW